AGCTAGAGGGATTATCCCACGTGTATTCACTCCGCCGCCAGGCTTCTTGAGAGGTGTAAAGATTACTGAATGCCTTTATATCAAGGAACCTCTAACTTGTTGTATAGCATTTCGTTATATCTAGACAAGATTCGAAATGGAATTATGTATAGACCTCCAGCATATTTGCCGTCATAATGCTGGCTTTGTATCCACGACGTCTCAATCTCCCATCGCGCTCCTTCTTCCTATTCGGTCCGAGGGGCACGGGTAAAACGACTCGGCTCGGCATGCAGTTGCCGAATGCCACATGGTTTGACCTGCTCGAAACCAAGAACCTTCTGGATCTCATGCGCAACCCCGACCACTTTAGGATCCGGGTCGAGGCTCTCGAGAAGGGATCCTGGATCGTCATTGATGAGATCCAACGCATGCCGGAACTCCTCAACGAGATCCACGCGATCATGAATCGACAGCCGGATAAATATCGTTTCGCTATCATTGGATCGAGCGCGAGGAAGCTGAAACGAGGTGGCGTCAATCTGCTCGCCGGTCGGGCGATCAATCGCCAGTTTTTTCCCCTCGTCGGAGACGAACTGGGTTACGAATTTGAGATCGATGATCTATTGCGATTCGGTACGCTTCCAGCCGTAGCGGCGGAAGATTCTGATGCCGACAAAATAAATGTATTAGAAGCCCACAACGCTAACTATGTGCGCGAAGAAATACAGCAGGAAGCAGCGGTTAAAAATCTCGACTCATTTACACGATTTCTCGAGATTGCCGGTATCCTGAACGCCCAAATGACAAACGTCGCCGCCATAGCGCGGGATGCCGCCGTCGCCCGCCCCACAGTGCAAGGTTACTTTCAGATTTTAGTCGACACACTGATCGGCACCTGGCTTCCGGCATGGCAACCCCGCATAAAGGTCAAGGAAGTTAAACACCCCAAGTTTTATTTCTTCGATCCGGGTGTTGTCCGCGGGGTAACGGGAAAACTTCGTGAGACCCTGGCAGCTGATGAAAGAGGATGGCTCCTGGAGACGGTCGTGCTGAACGAACTCCGCGCATGGATACAGATGTCGAACTACGGCGGCAAGCTTTACTATTGGCGTACTCCATCCGGTGGGGAAATCGATTTTGTCTGGGTGCGCGACAAGCAGGCCATCGGGATTGAAATTAAAGCGGGCGCGCAATGGCGGACGGAGTTTTCCCGATCTCTAAAAAAACTCAAGGAATCCGGATCACTTCAGAAATGCTTCGGTGTCTATTGCGGATCCCGGCGCTTACAGGATGGTCCGGTCACCATACTTCCCCTCAAGCAGTTCATGATGGCTTTGTCGAATGGGGATGTACTGCCTTAGCCTACAAATCAAAGCCCATATCTCTCTTCTTCACAGCGGGTCCGGCGCCGGAGAACGCCACGTTGTGTCAGCAACTGGCCACCGATCTGCGAACTCACAAGCATCCTCGACTCCGAACCGGGGACCGTGCTTCCGGGTCATCCCATCCTCTACGGCGCACCGAACGCCTCACCACATGTCGAGCGCTTCAATAGGACACTGGGTCAGGAAGCGTTGAACCACTTTAACTTTCTCGGCATTAATCACATCCGCCGGGTCGTTTTGAAGACATGCTCATCAGTGCCGATGAAGGTTTAGCGGAATACAGAGCCTGTTGCGCGGATAATTCATTGCCAATCAATGAGTTATCCGACATATCCCGCCGGGTGTCTGCTTGCCCGAGGGGAGCTGAAATGTGGGCCATTTTGTGGTATACTCTATACAAAGCAACGGATTCGCCGAATCCCGGACATCCCCCGGAAACTTCTTGGATCGTCGTCGCTTATCAGGGAGGGTACCGAGATCAAGACAGCTCATCACATCTCAGCATTGGGACTCCTGCTCTGCATCTCCCTTCTCGCTTTGCCGGTCGCCGGATTCGGCGGCCCGGTTAACGGGCTCGAACCGCGCTCCGACGGCTCCTCCGGCTCACGTCTTCTCTACCGGGTCAACTGCGGGGGAGATACCCTGACCGATATCCATGGGGTGACCTACAGTCCCGACCGGGCCTGGAATGAGGGAATGGGGTACGGCTACATGGAAGGCGCCGCGACACTCACTTGGCATACGATCGGTGGAACCTATGATGAGCGCGCCTACCTGACAGCGCGTCATAATTTCTTCCGCTATCGCTTCGCCGCTCCCA
This window of the Candidatus Eisenbacteria bacterium genome carries:
- a CDS encoding DUF4143 domain-containing protein; amino-acid sequence: MLALYPRRLNLPSRSFFLFGPRGTGKTTRLGMQLPNATWFDLLETKNLLDLMRNPDHFRIRVEALEKGSWIVIDEIQRMPELLNEIHAIMNRQPDKYRFAIIGSSARKLKRGGVNLLAGRAINRQFFPLVGDELGYEFEIDDLLRFGTLPAVAAEDSDADKINVLEAHNANYVREEIQQEAAVKNLDSFTRFLEIAGILNAQMTNVAAIARDAAVARPTVQGYFQILVDTLIGTWLPAWQPRIKVKEVKHPKFYFFDPGVVRGVTGKLRETLAADERGWLLETVVLNELRAWIQMSNYGGKLYYWRTPSGGEIDFVWVRDKQAIGIEIKAGAQWRTEFSRSLKKLKESGSLQKCFGVYCGSRRLQDGPVTILPLKQFMMALSNGDVLP